Proteins co-encoded in one Stutzerimonas stutzeri genomic window:
- a CDS encoding heavy metal translocating P-type ATPase yields MTSSHCHHQPDQTKGSAGLTDPVCGMKVKEDSEHQEHYQGSTYRFCSQGCQTKFRSDPARYLTAQQDHRASSQASTSAAQKAPDGDVTTEYTCPMHPEIRQMGPGDCPICGMSLEPLIPELDEEENPELKDFSKRFWWSLPLTVAVTLLAMAGHAIPLFHGASQNWVELALTTPVVLWAGWPFFVRGFASVKHRSPNMWTLIGLGTGAAYIYSIVATVLPSIFPESFTVGGRIGVYYEAAAVIISLTLLGQLLELKARSQTSSAIKSLLGLSPKTARRIAKDGSEEDIPLTHVHEGDHLRVRPGEKVPVDGEVLEGESAVDESMLTGEPVPVTKRTGDSLIGATMNTSGSLVMRATRVGSGTMLSQIVQMVANAQRSKAPMQRMADTVAGYFVLTVIGIALLTFFAWGLFGPEQGWVFGLINAVAVLIIACPCALGLATPMSIMVATGKAAGSGVLFRDAGAIENVRKVDTLIVDKTGTLTEGRPVFDRAIGVTPFDSQEVIRLSASLDQGSEHPLALAIVDHARSEGIQLAKPETFESGSGIGVRGLVEGKQLQLGNTALMEDAGVSVEPLRDQAEKMRESGTSIVYLAVDGALAGLLAVSDPIKPTSKEAVARLQAEGVQVIMATGDGLTTARAVARELSIDEVHGEVKPQDKEALVVKLQALGKVVAMAGDGINDAPALARADVGIAMGTGTDVAMNSAQVTLVKGDLMGILRARTLSVATVRNMRQNLLFAFMYNGLSIPIAAGLLYPFFGLLLSPMIAALAMSLSSASVVFNALRLRQTRVV; encoded by the coding sequence ATGACCTCCTCGCATTGCCATCATCAGCCTGACCAAACGAAAGGCTCTGCAGGACTCACAGACCCCGTCTGCGGGATGAAGGTGAAAGAGGACAGCGAGCATCAAGAGCACTATCAGGGAAGCACTTACCGCTTCTGCAGCCAGGGTTGCCAGACCAAGTTTCGTTCTGATCCTGCTAGATATCTCACTGCACAGCAGGATCATAGGGCGTCGTCTCAGGCTTCTACGTCGGCGGCACAGAAGGCACCCGACGGTGATGTAACGACCGAGTACACCTGTCCAATGCACCCTGAGATTCGCCAAATGGGGCCAGGTGATTGCCCTATCTGCGGGATGTCATTAGAACCGCTGATCCCTGAACTCGACGAGGAGGAGAATCCCGAACTCAAGGACTTCTCGAAGCGATTCTGGTGGTCTCTGCCCCTGACCGTAGCAGTAACCCTGTTGGCAATGGCGGGACATGCGATACCGCTGTTTCACGGCGCTAGCCAGAACTGGGTTGAACTAGCCCTTACGACCCCGGTTGTCTTGTGGGCAGGTTGGCCATTTTTCGTGCGCGGTTTCGCATCAGTTAAGCATCGCAGCCCAAACATGTGGACGTTGATCGGGCTTGGCACAGGGGCTGCGTATATTTACAGCATCGTAGCAACCGTCTTACCGAGCATATTTCCAGAGTCATTCACTGTGGGCGGCCGGATAGGCGTTTACTACGAAGCCGCAGCGGTCATCATTTCACTGACGCTTTTAGGTCAGCTGCTCGAACTGAAGGCCCGCTCTCAGACATCTTCCGCAATCAAGTCCCTGCTTGGCTTATCACCCAAAACAGCTCGCCGTATCGCCAAGGATGGTTCCGAGGAGGACATCCCGCTCACACATGTTCACGAGGGCGACCATCTGCGCGTTCGTCCTGGTGAAAAGGTACCCGTTGATGGAGAGGTGTTAGAGGGCGAGAGCGCCGTCGACGAATCCATGCTAACGGGCGAGCCGGTTCCGGTGACGAAGCGGACAGGCGATTCGCTTATCGGCGCGACGATGAACACGAGCGGCTCGCTTGTCATGCGAGCCACCAGGGTTGGCTCCGGGACTATGCTTTCACAAATCGTCCAGATGGTTGCGAATGCGCAACGCTCCAAAGCACCCATGCAGCGAATGGCGGACACGGTTGCGGGTTATTTCGTGCTGACGGTCATTGGTATCGCCTTGCTGACATTCTTTGCATGGGGCCTGTTTGGACCCGAGCAGGGCTGGGTATTCGGCCTGATCAATGCAGTTGCGGTTCTGATCATTGCTTGCCCTTGCGCACTTGGCCTTGCAACGCCTATGTCGATCATGGTTGCCACAGGCAAAGCGGCTGGAAGCGGAGTGCTTTTCAGAGACGCAGGCGCCATCGAGAACGTCCGTAAGGTAGACACGCTGATTGTCGATAAAACAGGAACCTTGACCGAGGGCCGACCTGTCTTCGATCGGGCCATAGGCGTCACGCCGTTTGACTCGCAGGAAGTCATCCGTTTGTCTGCCAGCTTGGATCAAGGTAGTGAGCATCCCCTAGCCCTCGCGATCGTAGACCATGCCAGAAGCGAAGGTATCCAGCTGGCGAAGCCAGAGACCTTCGAGTCAGGGTCAGGTATCGGAGTCCGTGGTCTGGTGGAAGGCAAGCAGCTACAACTAGGCAACACCGCGCTTATGGAAGATGCGGGTGTGAGCGTCGAGCCGTTGAGAGATCAGGCAGAAAAAATGCGCGAGAGCGGTACCAGCATTGTGTACCTGGCTGTTGATGGGGCACTTGCCGGCTTGCTGGCCGTATCGGACCCAATCAAACCGACTTCCAAGGAAGCTGTAGCGCGGCTCCAAGCGGAGGGCGTGCAAGTCATCATGGCCACCGGCGACGGGCTTACCACTGCCCGCGCGGTGGCTCGTGAGCTATCGATCGATGAGGTGCATGGCGAAGTGAAGCCGCAGGACAAGGAGGCGCTGGTGGTTAAGCTACAAGCCCTAGGTAAAGTAGTCGCCATGGCAGGCGACGGAATAAATGATGCGCCGGCGCTCGCCAGGGCTGATGTCGGCATAGCGATGGGCACGGGCACTGACGTCGCCATGAACAGCGCCCAAGTTACGCTCGTTAAAGGTGACCTGATGGGGATACTGCGCGCGCGCACGCTTTCGGTGGCGACGGTTCGCAATATGCGTCAGAACCTTCTGTTTGCCTTTATGTACAACGGGTTGAGCATCCCGATTGCCGCAGGTCTGCTCTATCCGTTCTTCGGACTGTTGCTGTCTCCGATGATTGCTGCCCTGGCCATGAGCCTCAGCTCAGCATCGGTTGTGTTCAACGCACTCCGGCTCCGTCAAACGCGTGTAGTTTGA
- a CDS encoding efflux RND transporter periplasmic adaptor subunit — protein MTFQHKRLVLAFSLPLMISAAALIGLPTAAFGQSPAEEDKEVLYWYDPMVPQQKFDKPGKSPFMDMELIPRYADEGSDGASISIDPSVTQNLGVRLATVTRESISQSLEATGALMFDERDVAVVQARAGGFVERVYDRAPEDVIEKGAPLADLLVPEWAAAQEEYLALKGVGQPQLLAAARQRLRLAGMPPEVIVQLERTGKARPVWTVTSPIGGVLNSLDVREGMTVPAGATLARVNGLDTVWLEVAVPEARIANLAPGQSVTTRLPAFAGETLEGTIQTVLSQANLDSRTVRVRVELPNPQQRLRPGMTAEVTLSRNVEDVLVIPSEAVIRTGRRALVMLAEDQGRYRPIEVRTGREFDDQTEVLEGLEAGQKVVASGQFLLDSEASLRGLTAQGLEEPATSTEPALHEAEGTIVSLEDGMVGLSHGPFKTLNMPGMTMSFPVADQSLLSGLQVDDRVRVGVRESDEGLVIERIEKLGGQK, from the coding sequence ATGACATTCCAACACAAGCGGCTGGTACTCGCCTTCAGTCTGCCTCTGATGATTAGCGCTGCAGCGCTAATCGGTCTGCCTACCGCAGCCTTCGGACAATCGCCTGCAGAAGAAGACAAGGAAGTGCTCTATTGGTATGACCCTATGGTCCCCCAGCAAAAGTTCGATAAGCCGGGCAAGTCGCCATTCATGGATATGGAATTGATTCCACGCTATGCAGATGAGGGAAGCGACGGGGCATCGATCAGTATCGACCCGAGCGTGACGCAGAATCTCGGCGTGCGCTTGGCAACCGTAACGCGTGAATCGATCAGCCAGTCGCTCGAAGCGACAGGCGCGTTGATGTTTGACGAGCGAGACGTGGCGGTTGTGCAGGCGCGTGCCGGTGGCTTTGTCGAGCGCGTTTACGACCGAGCACCGGAGGATGTCATCGAAAAAGGCGCGCCGTTAGCCGATCTTTTGGTTCCCGAATGGGCTGCCGCACAGGAAGAGTACCTGGCGCTCAAAGGGGTCGGCCAACCCCAGCTGCTCGCAGCGGCTCGCCAGCGGTTGCGCCTTGCTGGCATGCCGCCAGAAGTCATAGTGCAGCTAGAACGAACTGGTAAAGCGCGCCCCGTTTGGACAGTGACGAGTCCAATAGGCGGCGTGCTGAACAGCCTCGACGTTCGCGAGGGCATGACCGTACCCGCCGGCGCTACTCTTGCGCGCGTCAACGGGCTGGACACGGTTTGGCTAGAAGTTGCAGTACCAGAGGCGCGGATCGCAAATTTAGCGCCAGGGCAATCAGTAACAACGCGCCTGCCCGCTTTTGCGGGTGAAACGCTGGAAGGAACGATCCAGACGGTACTATCGCAGGCCAACCTGGATAGCCGCACTGTGCGTGTCCGGGTCGAGCTACCTAACCCGCAACAACGGCTTCGTCCCGGCATGACGGCCGAGGTGACGTTGAGTCGCAACGTCGAAGATGTCTTGGTCATCCCGTCCGAGGCGGTCATTCGCACCGGTCGGCGCGCATTGGTGATGCTGGCCGAGGATCAAGGCCGTTACCGCCCGATTGAGGTTCGCACAGGCCGGGAATTCGATGACCAGACAGAGGTGCTTGAAGGGCTGGAAGCCGGTCAGAAGGTCGTGGCGTCCGGTCAGTTTCTCCTGGATTCAGAGGCGAGCCTACGCGGGCTGACCGCTCAGGGTTTGGAGGAGCCTGCAACTTCTACAGAACCTGCGCTGCACGAGGCTGAAGGTACGATCGTCAGCCTGGAAGATGGCATGGTTGGCCTGTCGCATGGGCCGTTCAAGACGCTGAACATGCCTGGGATGACCATGTCCTTTCCGGTTGCGGATCAATCCCTGCTGTCAGGCTTGCAAGTCGACGACCGCGTCCGTGTGGGCGTGCGTGAAAGCGACGAAGGCCTGGTCATCGAGCGCATCGAGAAGCTCGGGGGCCAGAAATGA
- a CDS encoding heavy metal response regulator transcription factor, translating into MRILVVEDEIKAAEYLQQGLIECGYLVDCVSDGLDGFHLALQNDYDIVLLDVNLPTMDGWEVLELIRRRKQTRVIMLTANGRLEQKVRGLESGADDYLVKPFQFPELLARIRTLLRRGEAVTLPSNLRVADLELDPARHRAYRSGQRIDLTSKEFALLHLLMRRTGEVLTRTEITAMVWDINFDCDTNVVDVAIRRLRMKVDEPFGDRLIHTIRGVGYVLEARP; encoded by the coding sequence ATGCGCATCCTGGTTGTCGAAGACGAGATCAAAGCTGCGGAATACTTGCAGCAGGGTCTTATCGAATGTGGTTACTTGGTCGATTGCGTAAGTGATGGCCTCGATGGGTTTCACCTGGCACTGCAGAACGACTATGACATCGTGCTGCTAGATGTGAATCTGCCAACCATGGATGGGTGGGAGGTTCTCGAACTCATCAGGCGGCGTAAGCAGACACGCGTCATCATGCTGACTGCCAATGGCCGCTTAGAGCAAAAAGTCCGCGGCTTGGAATCGGGCGCCGACGACTATCTGGTCAAGCCGTTCCAGTTCCCCGAGCTGCTTGCCCGTATCCGGACACTGTTGCGGCGAGGCGAGGCAGTCACACTTCCGAGCAACCTGCGTGTAGCCGACCTCGAACTGGACCCGGCCCGGCATAGGGCTTACCGGAGCGGTCAGCGTATCGACCTCACCAGCAAAGAATTTGCGTTATTGCATCTGCTCATGCGCCGGACTGGCGAAGTCCTCACGCGTACGGAAATAACTGCCATGGTGTGGGACATCAATTTCGACTGCGATACCAATGTGGTGGATGTTGCGATTCGTCGCCTGCGGATGAAAGTGGACGAACCCTTCGGCGATCGCCTGATACACACCATCCGGGGTGTGGGCTACGTGCTGGAGGCGCGGCCTTGA
- a CDS encoding TolC family protein, whose amino-acid sequence MKPRIYWAPPYVAALIMGALSFPGLASALTLEQALSVAEQDAPSLHAQAANLVAARSAAIPAGELPDPKLKLGLQSVPIEGDARWQLEQEAMTMQMVGVMQDVPNRAKRRARVEAAQASVALANAQQTVERLGVRQATAEAWIASFAVEQKLSLFKQLYSENQLLSRAVQARIAGGSGQTADSVLPRQEAALLAEQEDELLRNQAVARAGLRRWIGELAGQPLTGDWPQWLAAVDNYQHNLNRHPALLAFDPMTREAEAKVHQAIAEKTPDWSWGIDYLRRGREYGDMVNLSVSFDLPLFTSSRQDPKIAAERARLAQIEAQRQATLRLYNQELSTDLAEYQRLDRALIRLDKTLLPLAEEKVRLAMADYRSGSGELTAVIEARRQLVETRLRRIDVARDRSLSNARLHFAFGDTRP is encoded by the coding sequence ATGAAACCCCGTATTTATTGGGCGCCGCCGTACGTGGCCGCCTTGATCATGGGCGCGCTCTCGTTTCCAGGGTTAGCGTCCGCTTTGACCTTAGAACAAGCTCTGAGCGTGGCCGAGCAAGACGCGCCTTCGCTGCATGCGCAAGCCGCCAACCTGGTGGCCGCACGCAGCGCTGCAATCCCTGCCGGCGAGCTTCCTGACCCTAAACTTAAGCTTGGACTGCAAAGCGTGCCCATCGAAGGTGACGCTCGCTGGCAGTTGGAGCAAGAGGCCATGACCATGCAAATGGTTGGGGTCATGCAAGATGTGCCAAACCGAGCGAAAAGGCGCGCTCGTGTCGAGGCCGCGCAGGCTAGTGTTGCGCTCGCAAACGCCCAGCAAACGGTTGAACGTCTCGGTGTGCGCCAAGCAACCGCCGAGGCATGGATCGCTAGCTTCGCGGTCGAGCAGAAGCTAAGCCTTTTCAAGCAGCTTTACAGCGAGAATCAGCTCCTTTCGCGGGCTGTTCAGGCCCGCATTGCTGGCGGCAGCGGACAAACCGCAGACAGCGTACTTCCGAGGCAAGAGGCAGCATTGCTGGCTGAACAAGAGGATGAGCTGCTGCGTAACCAGGCTGTTGCGCGGGCCGGCCTCCGGCGCTGGATAGGCGAGCTAGCAGGCCAGCCGCTTACAGGTGACTGGCCGCAATGGCTTGCCGCCGTTGATAACTATCAGCACAACCTGAACCGGCACCCGGCGTTACTCGCCTTCGACCCGATGACTCGTGAAGCGGAGGCAAAGGTTCACCAGGCCATCGCAGAGAAAACACCGGATTGGAGCTGGGGGATCGACTACCTGCGACGTGGCCGTGAGTACGGCGACATGGTGAACCTCAGCGTCAGCTTCGACCTGCCGCTGTTTACCAGCTCTCGGCAGGATCCGAAGATCGCGGCCGAACGAGCTCGCCTTGCCCAGATCGAGGCTCAGCGCCAAGCGACCTTGCGCCTGTACAACCAAGAGCTGAGTACTGACCTCGCTGAGTATCAGCGTCTGGACCGCGCACTCATCCGCCTCGACAAAACCTTACTACCCCTCGCTGAAGAGAAGGTCCGCCTTGCCATGGCCGATTACCGCTCCGGAAGCGGTGAGCTGACCGCTGTGATCGAAGCGCGACGACAGCTTGTGGAGACCCGGCTACGGCGTATTGACGTCGCCCGCGATCGATCGTTGAGCAATGCCCGCCTGCATTTCGCCTTTGGAGATACCCGACCATGA
- a CDS encoding cation transporter, with product MSKSDGPCGCDATPAADADVQNPSDTTGQWVSVYAVPKMDCPSEERMIRLALNGLDGVRKLTFDLSDRRLDVMHDSAVEPITKKLATLGLGATLQKTVAADPEMIKAAENPANSTQESRSLRLLLGINAFMFVVEMTAGLIARSAGLIADSLDMFADAAVYGLALYAVGRSVNLQVRAAHLAGVLQLILALGVLVEVVRRFIFGSEPESLIMMAVAFLALLANTGCLLLISKHREGGAHMKASWIFSANDVVINMGVIVAGALVAWTGSNYPDLIIGTVVGFIVLNGARRILALKS from the coding sequence ATGAGCAAGTCCGATGGTCCCTGCGGCTGCGATGCGACGCCAGCCGCTGATGCCGATGTGCAAAACCCTTCCGATACGACGGGGCAATGGGTCAGTGTTTACGCCGTGCCCAAGATGGATTGTCCATCAGAAGAGCGAATGATCCGCTTGGCGCTGAATGGTTTGGACGGAGTTCGGAAGCTGACTTTTGATCTGTCGGACCGTCGGTTAGATGTCATGCATGACAGTGCCGTTGAGCCCATAACCAAAAAGCTGGCGACGTTAGGGCTAGGCGCCACTCTTCAGAAAACTGTCGCGGCAGACCCAGAGATGATCAAAGCCGCCGAGAATCCGGCGAACTCTACACAGGAATCCCGCTCCCTACGTTTACTGCTAGGCATCAACGCCTTCATGTTCGTGGTAGAGATGACTGCTGGCCTGATCGCCAGGTCCGCAGGTCTGATTGCCGATTCGCTCGACATGTTCGCTGACGCGGCAGTGTACGGCCTGGCCCTTTATGCGGTTGGGCGCAGCGTCAATCTGCAGGTGCGTGCTGCACACCTTGCTGGTGTGCTCCAGCTGATTTTGGCCCTCGGCGTGCTCGTAGAGGTGGTCAGACGCTTTATATTCGGCAGCGAGCCCGAGTCGCTGATAATGATGGCCGTCGCGTTCCTGGCATTGCTCGCCAACACGGGTTGTTTGCTGCTGATTTCCAAACACCGGGAAGGTGGTGCTCACATGAAAGCGAGCTGGATATTCTCCGCCAATGATGTGGTCATCAACATGGGGGTTATAGTCGCCGGAGCGCTCGTCGCTTGGACTGGGTCAAACTACCCAGACCTGATTATCGGTACCGTTGTGGGATTCATCGTTCTAAACGGCGCTCGGCGTATTCTGGCGCTCAAGAGCTAA
- the cadR gene encoding Cd(II)/Pb(II)-responsive transcriptional regulator codes for MRIGQLARLIGIDTQTIRFYEQQGLLPPPDRQANGYRVYTEKHGERLAFIRRCRILNLSLPEIHALQSYQDDPRQPCTAVNALLDDHISQVRSQITALQSLERQLVSLRANCNDGREVEACGILAGISEDACIK; via the coding sequence ATGCGCATTGGTCAGTTAGCAAGGCTAATAGGGATTGATACACAGACGATCCGCTTCTATGAGCAGCAGGGCTTGTTGCCACCGCCTGATCGCCAGGCGAACGGCTATCGTGTCTACACCGAGAAGCATGGCGAGCGGCTAGCTTTCATCCGGCGCTGCCGAATCTTGAATCTGTCACTTCCAGAGATTCACGCACTCCAAAGCTACCAGGATGACCCTCGCCAGCCTTGTACGGCCGTCAATGCCTTACTCGATGATCACATTTCTCAAGTCAGATCCCAGATAACCGCTCTGCAATCACTCGAACGACAACTCGTTTCACTGCGGGCTAATTGCAACGATGGGCGGGAAGTTGAGGCTTGCGGCATTCTCGCCGGAATTAGCGAGGACGCATGCATTAAATGA
- a CDS encoding OprD family porin, with protein MSKKAVFSLTALSLALGSAPVFAQSETAEGFIEGSTLSLINRNFYFNRDFRDGESAAGNGYSEEWAHGLMAFFESGYTQGSVGIGFDAFAMLGLKLDSGSGRSGVGGSIDLLPHDSAGDPEDDFTRVGGAVKARLLDTEIKAGDVFPTTPVVHFGDSRLLPESFKGVTVVNNSLDDLTLQGGRLHAMSQPNTSNMNEDFVTFYGGGVDAPWLGYAGGDYSVNENISLSLYTSRLKDAWNQHYFGASATYPLSDIVALLASFNYYKATDEGRELLGEFNNNIWSSSLGVAFGAHTVTASYQRNNGNNDFDYLRQADSIYLNNSIQYSDFNSPKEQSWMLRYDLNMAEYGIPGLTFMTRYARGWGADYSNANEVYMRQDDNGAPLTGQNRWERDVEARYVVQTGSLKDLSLRVRQATTRATAFESDLDEVRFIAEYPLSIL; from the coding sequence ATGAGCAAAAAGGCCGTTTTTTCGCTGACAGCCCTTTCATTGGCATTGGGCAGCGCCCCGGTCTTTGCCCAATCGGAAACAGCCGAGGGCTTCATCGAAGGCAGCACGCTATCGCTGATAAATCGCAACTTCTATTTCAATCGGGATTTTCGCGACGGTGAGAGTGCCGCCGGCAATGGCTACTCCGAGGAATGGGCCCACGGATTGATGGCCTTCTTCGAGTCCGGATATACCCAAGGCTCGGTAGGGATTGGCTTCGACGCTTTCGCCATGCTCGGCCTCAAGCTCGACTCCGGTTCGGGGCGCTCCGGTGTGGGCGGCAGCATCGACCTGCTTCCCCACGACAGCGCTGGCGATCCTGAGGATGACTTCACACGGGTGGGGGGCGCGGTGAAAGCACGCTTGCTGGACACCGAGATCAAGGCCGGCGATGTATTTCCCACTACACCTGTCGTGCACTTCGGCGACTCTCGGCTGCTGCCGGAGTCTTTCAAGGGTGTCACCGTTGTGAACAACTCGCTGGACGACCTCACCCTTCAGGGAGGCCGCTTGCACGCGATGAGCCAGCCCAACACCAGTAACATGAACGAAGACTTCGTCACCTTCTACGGCGGGGGCGTAGACGCGCCTTGGCTCGGCTACGCAGGCGGTGACTACAGCGTGAATGAAAATATCAGTCTTAGCCTGTACACCAGCCGCCTCAAAGATGCCTGGAACCAGCATTACTTCGGTGCGTCGGCCACCTATCCGCTCTCCGATATCGTCGCGCTGCTGGCCAGCTTCAACTATTACAAGGCAACCGACGAAGGCCGTGAGTTGCTGGGCGAGTTCAACAACAACATCTGGAGCTCCAGCCTGGGTGTCGCCTTCGGCGCGCACACCGTCACGGCGTCGTATCAGCGAAACAACGGTAACAACGACTTTGACTACTTGCGCCAGGCGGACTCGATCTACCTGAACAACTCCATTCAGTACAGTGATTTCAACTCACCTAAAGAGCAGTCCTGGATGCTGCGCTACGACCTGAACATGGCGGAGTACGGCATACCCGGGCTTACTTTCATGACCCGCTACGCCCGCGGTTGGGGCGCCGATTACAGCAACGCGAACGAGGTGTACATGCGCCAAGACGATAACGGTGCGCCGCTGACGGGACAGAACCGCTGGGAACGCGACGTCGAAGCCCGCTACGTTGTACAGACTGGCTCTCTCAAGGATTTGTCTCTGCGGGTGCGCCAGGCTACCACGCGGGCGACTGCTTTCGAGTCCGACCTCGATGAGGTCCGATTCATCGCCGAGTACCCTCTCTCGATCTTGTGA
- a CDS encoding HAD family hydrolase, giving the protein MIEAVIFDVYGTLLQISERRRPFRKLLKQVRSQGRQPRADDARTLMTRNLGLAGAADLFGTQLGNDELAILELDLYAELASVRPYDDALRALESLKRAGLKVALCSNLATPYAIPAKLLLPEFDAYAWSFEVGAIKPEPAIYEHLLKRLGCKASSIAMIGDTLEADVFGPERLGMHGFHLQRDAIRGPDRLASLIEFADHILGTGTVTRT; this is encoded by the coding sequence TTGATAGAAGCCGTAATTTTTGATGTCTATGGCACACTCCTGCAAATCAGTGAACGACGGCGGCCATTTCGCAAGCTCTTAAAACAGGTACGCAGCCAAGGTCGTCAACCTAGGGCCGATGATGCCAGGACATTGATGACACGAAACTTGGGGCTGGCCGGCGCCGCCGACCTGTTTGGTACACAACTAGGTAACGATGAGCTTGCTATTTTGGAGCTTGATCTCTACGCGGAACTGGCCAGCGTGCGTCCCTATGATGATGCCCTGCGGGCACTGGAAAGCCTTAAGAGAGCGGGGCTGAAAGTGGCGCTGTGCTCCAACTTGGCTACCCCCTATGCCATACCTGCCAAGTTGCTACTGCCTGAGTTTGACGCCTATGCCTGGAGCTTCGAGGTGGGCGCGATCAAACCGGAGCCAGCGATCTACGAACATCTGCTAAAGCGGTTGGGTTGCAAAGCGTCTTCCATTGCAATGATCGGCGATACATTGGAGGCCGATGTGTTCGGTCCCGAAAGGCTGGGAATGCATGGCTTCCACCTCCAGCGCGATGCCATCCGTGGTCCTGACCGATTAGCTAGCCTGATCGAATTTGCAGACCACATTTTGGGCACGGGGACTGTCACTAGAACGTAG
- a CDS encoding heavy metal sensor histidine kinase, with amino-acid sequence MKPLSLASRLALQITLTGAALVALLIALSYWVLVRQLELRAQEEVTAKLSQIDHGLLEDTKARMGRSWQHALSDTVLGHDNLSITVIGDTAKSPIFSIGRFANAPQQLDLVSRDGDYLGWTTKDGVQMLTGRKQIQVPGLAPMTLLLSQDRSADQRLVAAFLRSALVTVPMLLILIGLAGWLIAQNGLRPLRKFRALATKVSTQDLSPRIRTDRLPQELQALAHSLNVMLHRLDDGVQQLSQFSDDVAHELKTPLNNLIGKAQVTLVRERSKEHYREVIESSVEELERMDRIVSDMLFLAQASHASPALKLEQLSLGSEARRVCEYFEVLAEEAGVATTVTGDAMILGNRLMVQRAISNLLSNALRHSNTGSTVELKILEEDVDIVSLAVTNHGATIESDHLPHLFDRFYRVNGIQPRGAGLGLAIVRSVMNLHKGHVAVASKDGRTTFELTFPRQA; translated from the coding sequence TTGAAGCCACTCAGCCTCGCATCGCGTCTCGCGCTTCAAATCACACTGACCGGCGCCGCTTTGGTCGCGCTGCTGATTGCACTGAGCTACTGGGTACTGGTGCGCCAACTGGAACTGCGCGCCCAGGAGGAAGTGACGGCCAAGCTCTCTCAGATCGATCATGGACTCCTCGAAGACACCAAAGCCCGTATGGGCCGCTCCTGGCAACACGCATTGAGCGATACCGTACTCGGCCATGACAACCTTTCGATTACGGTCATCGGCGATACAGCGAAATCACCCATTTTCAGTATCGGCCGATTCGCCAATGCGCCGCAGCAGCTGGATCTCGTGAGCAGGGACGGCGACTATCTTGGCTGGACAACGAAAGATGGCGTGCAGATGCTAACCGGGCGCAAGCAAATCCAAGTCCCGGGACTGGCTCCAATGACGCTTTTACTTTCGCAAGATCGCAGTGCCGATCAACGGCTGGTGGCTGCATTCCTGCGCTCGGCCTTAGTGACCGTGCCGATGCTACTGATATTGATCGGATTGGCTGGATGGCTAATCGCCCAAAATGGCTTGCGGCCGCTTCGCAAGTTCCGGGCCTTGGCGACTAAGGTATCTACACAGGATCTATCACCTCGAATCCGCACCGATCGGCTTCCGCAAGAGCTCCAGGCATTGGCGCACAGCCTCAACGTAATGCTTCATCGACTCGATGACGGCGTTCAGCAACTGTCACAATTCTCGGACGATGTGGCTCATGAGTTAAAAACTCCGCTGAACAACCTGATAGGCAAGGCGCAGGTGACTTTGGTGCGTGAGCGAAGCAAGGAGCATTATCGGGAGGTGATCGAGTCGTCGGTTGAAGAACTCGAACGCATGGATCGAATCGTGTCAGACATGCTGTTTCTCGCCCAGGCCAGCCACGCCAGCCCAGCACTGAAGCTCGAACAATTATCTTTAGGAAGCGAGGCGAGGCGCGTATGTGAATACTTCGAAGTCCTTGCCGAAGAAGCGGGAGTCGCTACGACAGTAACGGGCGATGCCATGATTTTGGGAAATCGACTTATGGTCCAGCGGGCCATTTCCAACCTGCTATCCAACGCGCTGCGGCATTCAAATACTGGCAGTACGGTCGAACTTAAGATCCTTGAGGAGGACGTAGACATCGTCTCGCTGGCTGTCACCAATCATGGCGCGACTATCGAATCGGATCATCTCCCACATCTGTTCGACCGCTTTTACCGCGTTAACGGCATACAACCTCGCGGGGCAGGATTGGGGCTAGCGATTGTCCGCTCAGTGATGAACCTCCACAAAGGCCACGTGGCCGTCGCCAGCAAAGACGGTCGGACCACGTTTGAACTCACGTTTCCTCGGCAGGCCTGA